In Lathyrus oleraceus cultivar Zhongwan6 chromosome 2, CAAS_Psat_ZW6_1.0, whole genome shotgun sequence, the DNA window ATTAATACAGACTTTATTCGACTCTGTCGAACGCACGCTATTTCTACTTTGTCGAACACACTTATGCTTGACAcaaaaaattatatatttaacATAAATTATCCACAAACTAATCAAAAGAATCGTTCAACTTAAAACCTAAAGAAGACATGTATGTCCATCTCATAAAAACAAAATGTAAGCTAGAAGACCTACCTCCCAACAAGAGAAAGCATGAGGAATCTCATATTTATCACACCAAAGATCGAACATGTGTATATCAACCTTCAACGTCATTTATATAAAAAGACTAAATTTATCAAGTAAAGATCACAAAACAATTATACCGCGTTCCCGCTTAAATTTTTAGACATTAAATCAGTTAATTCAACCTAATCTTAGAAACACCTTCCTACCCCATCACTCCACATAAATCTtctttaaattttaaaaattatcTTCTAAAAGCTAACATACATTTTTCATACcttaattaatttttaatatcTTAAATAATAATACAAAGGAAGTGGGATTTTTCAATTGAATCCATTCTTTCAATAGGCCGTGCTCCTAAAAGGAGTCTATTATTTAAACAAAGATAAATAAAGGTAAGGAAAAGTAGTGCTTGAGTAAAAAATGATCCAAATTTTTAGAAACTTGAAAATAATCCATAGTTTAACTAAGCAAAGGTATAGACCAATACATTTCTTTGGTTCGACTTTTAGATAAAGTAAAATTAATTCTGGAGATGTAAAATTGGTTTTAATATGAATTCTTTATCATTTTATTGAAAATTAGTAAGATAttcgtgtatatatatatatatatatatatatatatatatatatatatatatatatatatatatatatatatatatatatatatatatatatatatatatatatatatatatatatatatatatatatatatatatatatatatatatatatatatatatatatatatagggattaattactatacactgtcagtgtaaaaaattttacatcatcggttcatcaccatcacccatttgtattactttatagatttttaaaataaaagtcaaacttcttttaatatccaacgtctataattaactgacggtgtaaaacccttttacactgtcagtgtatttcaattaatctcatatatatatatatatatatatatatatatatatatatatatatatatatatatatatatatatatatatatatatatatatatatatatatatatatatatatatatatatatatatatatatatatatatatatatatatatatatatgagattaaaGATAATACACGGTCAATGTAAACTATTTTTACACCATCATCCAATAGAATTATAACGTTCTGTAAActataattattttattaaaaacAAGTCTCTCATCCATATTCCATAATATAGGGCAAATAACTATCACTATGAGATGTAACTAAGTGATAAATTGTAAAGATGATTCCTAATACTACTCAAATTTATATGTTAATTACATACAAAACATGCCCCAAAAAAAGACAATTATTCAAGCTATTCAAAGGGTACAATACTTTAAGTGATTTATTTTTTTCATATGTATATAAATTTAAAGTAAATATCAATAATATGAATGCCTAGACTTTGAAGATTGCATTCCCTTGACCACAGTGACCGGGCAAGAAGCATTTGTAACCACATGCTTGCTAACACTTCCTAACAACACACtgaaaaaataagaaaaaacatgCCAAATGTTTAAACAATCTTTTGAATcaaattaatcacaaaaattcTCTTAAAACATTCAAGTTAATTTAGTGAAACATAAATTTTAGTACTACCTTTTAATGGTACCTAAACCCCTGCTTCCAACAACCAATGAATCCAAATGAAGATCTTCCACAGCACTGCATAATTTCTCCCTTGGATCTCCCCAATACACCTTTGCAACTACCTTTGCCTGATTCAAAACATCAATACTTCAAATTAAAAACAAAGTCCGAGATATCGACATATATGATTATATTCAATTACGTAAATACCCCTTTGGTTTTGGAAGCAGTTTCAAGAATATCTATGACTTCAACATCCTTGGCAATCCCATATTGCTTTGTAAAGTTTATTTCTCTCAATTCCTCTAGAGGCACCAAAGCTGCAAACTCATTAAAAAAACATAGAAAAGTTGTCATAGATTGTGATGCAAGAAAGAACTACCTGTGATATAAAAGAAAGAGAATGAGAAAAAGGGCACTAACGTGAACCAGTGTTTTCGAAAAGCTCTTTTCTGGTGTGATCAGCTGAGGGAGGTTGAACAATGATCATGATGATTTCATCATTTTTGTTGATCAGATTATCAACAGCCCATCTAAGTGCTAATTTGCTGGTAGGAGAGAAGTCCATGGCTACTCCAACTTGGTGTGTTTTTGCCATCTTTCTTTCACTGATGTTGATAATAATTTTAGACTGGTTATATCCTTTTTATAGATGAGGTTTCATTTAAAACCAAGGAGTTATGTTGTTGGCTGGTTTTGGAATTAACAGAGAAGAATGTTCAAGAAAGTGCTATAGTTggaaaagaaaaagagaaaggaATTTCTAACAAGTTTGTTTTGTTCCttagaaattaaaaataaaaagaatttcTAACCTAATAACTtatataaaataattttgatATCTGACACGTGTTAATGTCAAATATCAGACACCGACACTTATGATAATAATAATTTTCATAACACCGACAATTTTGATTCAAAATATGTTGGTGTCTAAAACGTGTCGATGTTAACCGTCAAACACTTACACGTACatttgattatattcaattaatTTTAATAATCTATATAAAACAATTTTGATATCTGACACGTATTAATGTCAAGTATCAGACACGGACGCGTATGACAATAATAATCTTCCTAGCATCAAAAATTTTGATTCAAGTTATATTAATGTCTAACATATGTCGATGTTAAGTGTCTAACACTTAGAGGTACATGTGATTATAttcaattaatttaattttttcattagagaatattatatatatatatatatatatatatatatatatatatatatatatatatatatatatatatatatatatatatatatatataaagaagAAAGGCATAAAGAAAGTGAACCTTGCTTTTCCTTACATAGAAACAGAAAGAAAAATATAAATACAACCATCATACATTTCCTTACATAGAAACAGAAAGAAAAATATAGATACAAGCATCATACAGGTGTATATCATTCTTGTCAATGTCATGGATGCCATGTCACATCTTGTCTAGCCAATTACTTGCATTATTAGGTTGAATGAAAAGCGTGAAATTTTTATTGCTTTAAAAAAATAAAGACCAAGTTTGTCGACTGAGTTGAGTTTAAAAATGAAAATTCAATTCCGCACACAACATAATGTAGAAAATCAATGGTGTGGAAATACATGGCAATTTAAAGACTTTCTTGAAGAACATAACATGTGTCAATGCAGTGGGAGCCACTTTTTTTCAACCAGCACTTATTTAAATTATAACTTTTCATATTGAAATGAGTTTTGATACATACTTTCTAAGATTCGTTCTCCTAAATTTTTACCCAAATAATTTactttttcaaattaatttcTCATGTTTAAAGAAATTTCTCAAAATACTTTATTTTTAAACGAGGATGAAGTGTTCTTATTAGATAAATTGGCGACAATTTTATAGAGAATGCATCAATTGTATTGACGATTTTATATGGTATTGTCAATTCAATTATCGTCAGTGTACAAGTGCATAAAGGAGATGTCAACTGGTCTGACATCAATGTACAAGCAGAACTTTTTAATATAAATAGAGGTGTCTCCTATTATTTACTACAATTCACACCTCATTTCAAATTCTTCTTTCATTTTTATCACTAGCTCTATCATGATTCTTAAAACTAATTTGTTATCTCTAACTAATTTATTTGTCTCTAACTATCATGATTATTGTCTCTAACTAATTCAtttgtatatttttttatttaGATGGTCGGCTCATATGACTTACAATATATGTCATTTGTATCGTTCAATATCGCAATCTCTTTGATCACCTTACATATGGAGATGTATTGTCACTAAACGaatcaatttatttttaattttatccATTTTATGATCTAATCTTTTTTTCTTCTACGGTTCATCTAACGTCCATATTTAAACTTAGAACATCAACATGAAGTCAGAGAAGAAGATGCAGTCATTTAGACTGCATGCACGCCGATCATCAGATTCACCGTAGTGGAGATGCAACACAGTGACCGTGTCAAACTGCAATTCGGAATGTTTCAAAACATCTCAAATCTCCCGACTGACCTCGGCCAATGGCACCAACTAAAAATTAATGAACAATGAAACTTTGTCAATCGGAAGGACTTTGCTAAATCTAAGTGTCGTAAATGGAGGAAGCGTCGTGACCATGTCTTATGTGACCCTTTGATGTCAACGTCGTCTAGACCAACTAATATTTATATGGCTTGATACAAATCGGTTGCAACTGGGTTTGTCTCCGCATAGAGGTATTTATGCGACCACAAAAAATCACTTACACACAAGAAGTTTCAACGTCAAAATGCTCAAACATCAAAACAACTATGTGACTTTCAAAtaccacaacaatcatttcaatCATTCTCCAACGAAGCGTTCACATCAATGTCCCCCTTCAATCGTTCAGGCCGCAAACCAATGCCCCTCTTCAATCGTCCAGACCGCACAACAATGATTCCTTCAACACATCCCAACTACTCTGATATGGGTCGCAAACTCATTTACGGCAGTGTGTCGCTCCATACATAGTTCTTCTTAAAAATGGAAGAACTTCTAAGGATTCTGTTGATGTTCCTGAGACCTCAAATCCTCAAACACTTGAAGTGAATCAACGAGGACAACAACTAAGAGTAGTTAGGGGGTGTGAAATCGGTGACTGATATGACCAACCTGATCGTCGTCGTTAATTTATGTAAAagtatttttaattaaatattaatgTTTATTATTTATGCTAAAAAAACTTATCGTCATCGTTAATTTATGTAAAagtatttttaattaaatattaatgTTTATTATTTATGCTAAAAAAACTTATGTTTCAACACTGGTGTCAGAACAATTGACGTCTCCATTATACATTTGTACATTGACGCTAATTGAATTGGCAACACTATATGAAATAGTCAACCTAATTGGCACTTTCtcttaaaaatataaaattgtCGTCAATTTATCTCGCTACATTAGAAAAGTTTGGAAAAAATTTTGATACATGAATTATTTTGggaattaatttgaaaaaatgaattaTTCGGCAAAAACATTCTCATTGTCCACCACTCCATAATTACTTTAAAGTTCCACATGACTTCTCTCGATTAAATTACCTACATTTTCATTTCAACCTGTTAAGAGTCTTACATCGGATAATATATGACCGAAACATGTGTTTATAACTGAGACAATTCTCACCTTACATGtcggttttgtagggttgagttaaGCCCAATCACATTTCTTAACATGATATCAGAGTCTGGTTGAAGATCTGGTAAACCACCTAACTATTAGTTTCGCTATCGGATCACCCAAGATTCATTCTCACGCTCCAGTTTTTTAATCTTGAGCATGAGGAtgtgtgttaagagtcccacatcggataatatatgatttaaacatgtgtttataagtgggaACAGTCCTCTTTCTACCAACCAGTTTTATAGGATTAAGTTAAGCTCAACCATGTTTCTTAACACAATCTCATATATAATTTATTATTTGATTTACACGAACCATCAAATTTATTATTTGATCAAGTTTCTGGTGGTTTCAACTAGTAAAATTTCATGTATAATAAACAGCATATCAAAGCTATGATACAAGAATCAAAACCTCTTAAAATCACAATAAACACAATTataatgaataaataaataatagTTCAATATTGTTATACAGGTGCAGGAGAAAGTAGAAAGTCTGGTTGTTTCCTCTGTAGCAGAATCCCACAAAAGGGACATAATGGTTTCGAGGATACTGCTTGAGAGGAAGATCTATTTGAGGACTCTGAATCTGGACAACATGAAGACATCCTAAAAAGTGGTTCTGGAGGCAATCTAAACACAACCCTGTGGCAACATACACAAAACCATAGGGGGCTATTAGGACAAACCTCCATACAAACAGCACATCTCAATAACTTACGCCGTTTAACATTATCGCTGGTACAATCTTTACTTTGACAAAAACCAAACTCTGGGGATTCAAATGGAACAGCTGCAGAACAATAACTGCATGACTCCACTGCTGAACATCTCTTGGACGCAGACCTGTTTTTAAGAAAATACAATTTGCATTGTGATTAGCAAATTTTCTAGCTCATTAGTTACAACAAAATCCTTATTTTGTTCATTATGACTGAAAAGGAATATATTTTTTATTCAAGAAAAAAGGTCGTCAAAATAGAAAGAACCTATATCCTCATGAATGGCAATGTGCTGTAATATACTGGTTGACTAGTAAAACAATCTATAAAGGTGTCAGTTTGATACAAGCAGTACCTTTTTTCACGAGTAACTTTCGGTACAATGAATTTCAACTGGTCGCGTATGTGTTCCTGATTTAAAACAACCCATTGTTCCATTTGTTTCAATCCAGAAGGATGCCAGCGGCCAGATTTAGATGGAGTGGATTTTAGATGGGACTTGGTAGTTTTAACAGCAGAGAAACTAAAACCCACGTGCCTTTCACGGAGCTCTCTTTCACTGCCTAAAAGAATTTCTATCCACTTAGTCATTTGCCCATCAATGACAGGACATACCCCTTCTACATTTTGAACTTTGCTGTTTATTTTGGTTATCTGATCAGGATCCAGCTTTGCTAACATTACACGTCTACACAATATATTGAGTAAGTGTAGCAGCCGAGAAGGAATGTCTGACAACCTTGAAATGAGACGTGATAAGACTTCTTCAGGAGGGAGATTCGTAGGAGATTCCATAAATGATAATGAGAGCCATTTGATCACTAACTGTTCTACATATTTTGAGTTGTTATCCATGAAAGCAAATAATGTTGCACATAAATCCCATAAAACCAGAGCCTTTTCAAGACATTGATACTGGTTTAAAGACCATATGATATTGGTCCCCCAATAAGTTAATTCTTTCTCAAGAAAACTGGGAAGTTCTTCAATGCAACGTGAAAAGGGAGATTTCAACCAAACATCCATTTGTAGCCCACCAATCCAAAAGTAGTCAATAGCTGCCCTTAGAACCCTGTCCAAATTTGTCaaattttaattcataaaatcTCTATTTAGAAAATACATGGaacaaaaagaaaataaaagataGCTTAGGAGTGTAAACATGAGGCTCCCCAATTTTGTTTCTTGTTTCAATTTTCAAGAAAAATCAACCCATAAGGAAGGACACAAATATACAGCCATGAAATCATGTTTATACCTTCCTTCATACATTCGATTCAGTTTATCAACATCAAAGCAATGAACCTGTAATAAACAACCAAAAAATAACTCAGAAATAACATAACATGTTCAAATCAAAAGCAAGGGAAATTATTTTTCATGGGTAAGTATACTTGTAGCCGGAAAATGCACAGAATCAATCCATTCATCACATTCCTCcttaaaacaaaaaaaaaaagtaaTGCTAGAACTTAGAAGCTTAAGAAACATAGATTGACATAAATTGTTGGACCTCAATTAATTGGGGTTGAGGAATTGATGCTGAACTACTAGGGCCAGCCCAAGGGTAAGCGACCCAAGCAAGGGATTTAGGTCTCAAAATTTTGGGCCAAAAAAAGGCCTTAAAAAGTTGAATTTAGTTATACATTATTAAAATGACATATAATTTACATTAATTCTCATAGTTGAGTGGGTAAAAAGAAGGACTCATATCTTTTGGGTCTTCGGTTCAACTCTTGGCAACCACAAAAATTCActtttttaaaatatattttaaagGCCTCATTTTAAAAGTGGCTTTAGGCCTCTAAACAGGCCGGGTTGTGGCTTTAGGCCTCTAAACAGGCCGGGTTGGCCCTGTGAACTACTAAGGTCACTTCTTCTACACATTAGCTAACCagaataaataaataatattgtCTCTGTTCCTTTATATAAGAGACAAATCATTTTTTAGATTGATTGAATAATTAATGTATCCAAGTCTACAAACTGACCAAATACATTGATTATTCAATGAACTTAAAAACTGAATTGTCTCTTATATAAAGCAACAGAAGTAGTAGTATAGTAACGTAACAACCAAAAATCTATAAAAATCATTATCATGGGGAAGATCATTCAATAAAAAGATTTCATATAGGAAATTATTGCAAGAAACAAACATTTGTGATTCAAACAACAAATTAAGGACAACAGAAAATGCAATCTACCTTCCCTCTCTTTCATTCTTTTTCTCTCTCAGTTTCTATCGTTGTTACAGTTTCTTTAAGTATCTATCAGATTCGGGTAGATACAAGGGGTTACATATTTCCTTTACGATCTGTGTGATGAGTCAATTCATGCAATATGTGTTGAAATTTGGGAGGCAGCAATTCAAATTTTACAATATTGTGGGATATTTAAATGCAAATTGGGTTGGTTCACTTATTGATAGGCGATACACTCCAAGTTATTAGGCCTTTGATGGAGGTCCGATTATTCAATCTAGTGAAGAGGCTGAAAATCAAACTATGACAGTGGTAACTTGTGAGCTTCCATATGGGTGAAACAAACAGTTACTTCAAAAGTTTAAATTGAATTTGGTCGTTTGTCGAATGAAACCGTACTCTAATAATCAAGTTgttctccaaatttcttcaaacCCAGTCTTTCATGAAAGAACCAAGCCTAGAGAAATTGATTGTCAATTTACCATGAAAATATTCTAAAGAATCCAGATGATGATTACTAATTTAATCTACTTTCTTTATTTAGGGCTACACAGTTGATTGCTGACATTTGGGCTGCTGCAAAATTGAAACATATATGCAAGATTAAGATGGAAAAGAAATATCATACACTTGCAATAACAAGATTTCCAGGGGACACAGCTACACCAAAACTTGAATCATATGCATCTCTTGAAGGCTGCACAGAAAAAATGCATATTTTATTTAGTAGGGAAAACAGAGATAAAACAAAACATGATATAAACTACAGAGTATGGTAACACCATACGCAGGTTGACTCGTTACTACGGGGCATCTCAGAAAATTTGGTTATTTCCTCTAGGCGGCGCTCGTGCAAAATCCATCCACGCAATAATTTATCCTACCAACAATTCAGAAAATACTCATCAACCACAGATACATCTTAGGAAACACAAGTTATGGACATCTTTGCAATCATATCGAAAAAACGGAAGGGGGAGAAACAACATTATTCTTGAAATGTTTATCTGAACCTGTTGGGAGTTTAATGTTTATTTCATTAGCTGAAATTGCTTAAGAACTCTTTGGTTAAGATAACCATAAAAATAATTATTGTAGATAATTTATCACTGCATTATGCAAACTAGTCCTAAAAGCAGCTCAGATTAACCAGTTCTAGAAGGCTAAGCAGTTTCATCACATTTTGGAAGCTTGCATGCATGCATACAAAATTAAGAAGACCTGTTCAATATAACTTAAAAATTCATACAGCAAATGACACTCTAAACTGCAAATATTCAAGCAATTACTTGAAAGGACCCAGTTGTAATCCATGATAAGACAGTTAGGAAGTAAAGTTTATTTACCTAGAGAAATGAAATGCAGAATGTAACTGGTGGAAGATAGAAAACTTGTTATGGAATATGGATTATCGAATGTATTAATGTCTTACAATTATAAATTTAATGATACATTGTCACAAATTGGACAGGTCAGTTGAAGGAAAATAAAACCTGGCTACAACTGCACAAAAATCTTCCACCAAACGCCCAAGCTAAACCGGTAACCTGAAGG includes these proteins:
- the LOC127121198 gene encoding universal stress protein PHOS32, yielding MAKTHQVGVAMDFSPTSKLALRWAVDNLINKNDEIIMIIVQPPSADHTRKELFENTGSPLVPLEELREINFTKQYGIAKDVEVIDILETASKTKGAKVVAKVYWGDPREKLCSAVEDLHLDSLVVGSRGLGTIKSVLLGSVSKHVVTNASCPVTVVKGMQSSKSRHSYY
- the LOC127118350 gene encoding uncharacterized protein LOC127118350 — its product is MSCPSPLQSAMLMGAPCFPNAIAWSDENLIAVASGHIVTILRPDSPNGPRGLIQVFPGGPRILGFVERTDLLSGGLLPTALYRDDKPVVRSISWSPLGMASNSGCLIAICTSEGHVKVYRPPFCDFCAEWVEVVDITEMLFKYFQCTRFRGTGVSSLNFSKVPSVRPCLLKSASGQADSVTPNDELLKKGPLISAEEYASRTVMLYSLVVSWSPLLCVASEFCPDPYTSAPVSLLAVGGKSGEISFWRFDQPDCYTIEETKAPTAVKFAGFLQAHNSWITTMSWLLFAFDSSNPLLVLATGSSDGSVKVWLGDKNNLKSSEVDQTSLLLLKEVITVNAVPVSVLSVTLHAQYPSKMLLAIGKCSGSIEIWLCDISSKEFDKLGSYDAHYYAVTGLAWAFGGRFLCSCSQDKLLRGWILHERRLEEITKFSEMPRSNESTCPSRDAYDSSFGVAVSPGNLVIASVHCFDVDKLNRMYEGRVLRAAIDYFWIGGLQMDVWLKSPFSRCIEELPSFLEKELTYWGTNIIWSLNQYQCLEKALVLWDLCATLFAFMDNNSKYVEQLVIKWLSLSFMESPTNLPPEEVLSRLISRLSDIPSRLLHLLNILCRRVMLAKLDPDQITKINSKVQNVEGVCPVIDGQMTKWIEILLGSERELRERHVGFSFSAVKTTKSHLKSTPSKSGRWHPSGLKQMEQWVVLNQEHIRDQLKFIVPKVTREKRSASKRCSAVESCSYCSAAVPFESPEFGFCQSKDCTSDNVKRRKLLRCAVCMEVCPNSPLWFCVCCHRVVFRLPPEPLFRMSSCCPDSESSNRSSSQAVSSKPLCPFCGILLQRKQPDFLLSPAPV